One Nicotiana tomentosiformis chromosome 4, ASM39032v3, whole genome shotgun sequence genomic window carries:
- the LOC104104993 gene encoding uncharacterized protein isoform X1: MALRFEILGRFNRARAARLILPHYECQTPLFMPVGTQGTIKGLTTCQLEDIGCQIILGNTYHLALRPTSELIDELGGLHKFMNWPRALLTDSGGFQMVSLLHLADITEKGVTFQSPVDGKPMLLTPEESIQIQNRIGADIIMALDDVVKTTITGPRIEEAMYRTLRWIDRCIAAHKRPHEQNLFGIVQGGLDPVLRDICVRGLVKHNLPGYAIGGLAGGEDKDSFWRVVAQCTAALPEHKPRYVMGVGYPLDIVVCSALGADMYDCVYPTRTARFGTALVPEGVLKLKHKAMADDMRPVDPTCDCMVCKKYTRAYIHCLVTKDAMGSQLLSYHNLYYMMKLSRNLHSSIVEGQFPEFVCQFLQKMFPEGDVPEWVCNAMEVAGIDISSCCAPFSSLPSEVEDTEVAEIDTSSCCAPFSSLPVK; this comes from the exons ATGGCACTTCGTTTCGAG ATCCTTGGGAGATTCAATCGTGCTCGTGCAGCTCGACTTATACTCCCTCACTATGAATGCCAGACACCTCTTTTCATGCCTGTTGGCACTCAAG GCACTATAAAGGGTTTGACCACCTGCCAGCTTGAGGATATTGGTTGCCAAATAATCCTCGGAAACACATATCATTTGGCACTACGTCCTACCTCTGAGCTCATCGATGAGTTAGGGGGTCTACATAAGTTCATGAATTGGCCGAGGGCACTACTTACTGACTCTGGGGGCTTTCAAATG GTCTCCTTGTTGCATTTGGCTGATATCACTGAGAAGGGTGTCACATTTCAG TCACCGGTGGATGGAAAGCCAATGCTCCTTACACCTGAAGAGTCAATACAGATCCAA AACAGAATTGGTGCAGATATTATTATGGCTCTTGATGATGTCGTGAAAACTACTATCACAGGTCCACGAATTGAAGAGGCTATGTATCGAACTCTGCGTTGGATAGATAGGTGCATAGCAG CTCACAAGAGACCACATGAGCAGAATCTATTTGGCATAGTGCAAGGTGGTTTAGATCCTGtattaag GGATATATGTGTCAGAGGTTTAGTGAAGCATAATTTGCCTGG CTATGCTATTGGTGGTCTTGCAGGCGGTGAAGATAAAGACTCGTTTTGGCGTGTCGTGGCTCAGTGTACTGCTGCACTACCTGAGCATAAACCACGATATGTCATG GGGGTGGGTTACCCACTAGACATTGTGGTATGCAGTGCTTTAGGTGCTGACATGTATGATTGTGTCTATCCTACTCGTACCGCTCGCTTTGGCACAGCTCTTGTACCTGAG GGAGTTCTAAAACTTAAACACAAGGCAATGGCAGATGATATGCGTCCTGTTGATCCCACATGTGACTGTATG GTCTGTAAAAAGTATACAAGGGCTTACATTCATTGCCTTGTCACTAAAGATGCCATGGGATCTCAACTTCTGTCATATCACAACTTATACTATATGATGAAG CTTAGCAGAAACTTGCACTCATCAATTGTTGAAGGACAGTTTCCAGA ATTTGTTTGCCAGTTTCTGCAGAAAATG TTCCCCGAAGGTGATGTTCCCGAATGGGTCTGCAATGCCATGGAGGTTGCTGGGATTGACATTTCTTCATGTTGTGCCCCATTTTCATCGCTCCCCAGTGAAGTAGAAGATACAGAGGTTGCTGAGATTGACACATCTTCATGTTGTGCTCCATTTTCATCGCTCCCAGTAAAGTAG
- the LOC104104993 gene encoding uncharacterized protein isoform X3, with protein MNWPRALLTDSGGFQMVSLLHLADITEKGVTFQSPVDGKPMLLTPEESIQIQNRIGADIIMALDDVVKTTITGPRIEEAMYRTLRWIDRCIAAHKRPHEQNLFGIVQGGLDPVLRDICVRGLVKHNLPGYAIGGLAGGEDKDSFWRVVAQCTAALPEHKPRYVMGVGYPLDIVVCSALGADMYDCVYPTRTARFGTALVPEGVLKLKHKAMADDMRPVDPTCDCMVCKKYTRAYIHCLVTKDAMGSQLLSYHNLYYMMKLSRNLHSSIVEGQFPEFVCQFLQKMFPEGDVPEWVCNAMEVAGIDISSCCAPFSSLPSEVEDTEVAEIDTSSCCAPFSSLPVK; from the exons ATGAATTGGCCGAGGGCACTACTTACTGACTCTGGGGGCTTTCAAATG GTCTCCTTGTTGCATTTGGCTGATATCACTGAGAAGGGTGTCACATTTCAG TCACCGGTGGATGGAAAGCCAATGCTCCTTACACCTGAAGAGTCAATACAGATCCAA AACAGAATTGGTGCAGATATTATTATGGCTCTTGATGATGTCGTGAAAACTACTATCACAGGTCCACGAATTGAAGAGGCTATGTATCGAACTCTGCGTTGGATAGATAGGTGCATAGCAG CTCACAAGAGACCACATGAGCAGAATCTATTTGGCATAGTGCAAGGTGGTTTAGATCCTGtattaag GGATATATGTGTCAGAGGTTTAGTGAAGCATAATTTGCCTGG CTATGCTATTGGTGGTCTTGCAGGCGGTGAAGATAAAGACTCGTTTTGGCGTGTCGTGGCTCAGTGTACTGCTGCACTACCTGAGCATAAACCACGATATGTCATG GGGGTGGGTTACCCACTAGACATTGTGGTATGCAGTGCTTTAGGTGCTGACATGTATGATTGTGTCTATCCTACTCGTACCGCTCGCTTTGGCACAGCTCTTGTACCTGAG GGAGTTCTAAAACTTAAACACAAGGCAATGGCAGATGATATGCGTCCTGTTGATCCCACATGTGACTGTATG GTCTGTAAAAAGTATACAAGGGCTTACATTCATTGCCTTGTCACTAAAGATGCCATGGGATCTCAACTTCTGTCATATCACAACTTATACTATATGATGAAG CTTAGCAGAAACTTGCACTCATCAATTGTTGAAGGACAGTTTCCAGA ATTTGTTTGCCAGTTTCTGCAGAAAATG TTCCCCGAAGGTGATGTTCCCGAATGGGTCTGCAATGCCATGGAGGTTGCTGGGATTGACATTTCTTCATGTTGTGCCCCATTTTCATCGCTCCCCAGTGAAGTAGAAGATACAGAGGTTGCTGAGATTGACACATCTTCATGTTGTGCTCCATTTTCATCGCTCCCAGTAAAGTAG
- the LOC104104993 gene encoding uncharacterized protein isoform X2, translated as MALRFEILGRFNRARAARLILPHYECQTPLFMPVGTQGTIKGLTTCQLEDIGCQIILGNTYHLALRPTSELIDELGGLHKFMNWPRALLTDSGGFQMVSLLHLADITEKGVTFQSPVDGKPMLLTPEESIQIQNRIGADIIMALDDVVKTTITGPRIEEAMYRTLRWIDRCIAAHKRPHEQNLFGIVQGGLDPVLRDICVRGLVKHNLPGYAIGGLAGGEDKDSFWRVVAQCTAALPEHKPRYVMGVGYPLDIVVCSALGADMYDCVYPTRTARFGTALVPEGVLKLKHKAMADDMRPVDPTCDCMVCKKYTRAYIHCLVTKDAMGSQLLSYHNLYYMMKLSRNLHSSIVEGQFPEFVCQFLQKMVMNNPTTNRISPVPRR; from the exons ATGGCACTTCGTTTCGAG ATCCTTGGGAGATTCAATCGTGCTCGTGCAGCTCGACTTATACTCCCTCACTATGAATGCCAGACACCTCTTTTCATGCCTGTTGGCACTCAAG GCACTATAAAGGGTTTGACCACCTGCCAGCTTGAGGATATTGGTTGCCAAATAATCCTCGGAAACACATATCATTTGGCACTACGTCCTACCTCTGAGCTCATCGATGAGTTAGGGGGTCTACATAAGTTCATGAATTGGCCGAGGGCACTACTTACTGACTCTGGGGGCTTTCAAATG GTCTCCTTGTTGCATTTGGCTGATATCACTGAGAAGGGTGTCACATTTCAG TCACCGGTGGATGGAAAGCCAATGCTCCTTACACCTGAAGAGTCAATACAGATCCAA AACAGAATTGGTGCAGATATTATTATGGCTCTTGATGATGTCGTGAAAACTACTATCACAGGTCCACGAATTGAAGAGGCTATGTATCGAACTCTGCGTTGGATAGATAGGTGCATAGCAG CTCACAAGAGACCACATGAGCAGAATCTATTTGGCATAGTGCAAGGTGGTTTAGATCCTGtattaag GGATATATGTGTCAGAGGTTTAGTGAAGCATAATTTGCCTGG CTATGCTATTGGTGGTCTTGCAGGCGGTGAAGATAAAGACTCGTTTTGGCGTGTCGTGGCTCAGTGTACTGCTGCACTACCTGAGCATAAACCACGATATGTCATG GGGGTGGGTTACCCACTAGACATTGTGGTATGCAGTGCTTTAGGTGCTGACATGTATGATTGTGTCTATCCTACTCGTACCGCTCGCTTTGGCACAGCTCTTGTACCTGAG GGAGTTCTAAAACTTAAACACAAGGCAATGGCAGATGATATGCGTCCTGTTGATCCCACATGTGACTGTATG GTCTGTAAAAAGTATACAAGGGCTTACATTCATTGCCTTGTCACTAAAGATGCCATGGGATCTCAACTTCTGTCATATCACAACTTATACTATATGATGAAG CTTAGCAGAAACTTGCACTCATCAATTGTTGAAGGACAGTTTCCAGA ATTTGTTTGCCAGTTTCTGCAGAAAATGGTAATGAATAATCCCACTACAAACAGAATTTCTCCTG TTCCCCGAAGGTGA